A region of the Carya illinoinensis cultivar Pawnee chromosome 16, C.illinoinensisPawnee_v1, whole genome shotgun sequence genome:
GTCCAGGCATAAATGAGTAAGTAGTTTCCTCGAAGCTTGGTAAACCCGATTGTCTTACTGAACTGAGCTTCAACAATAGAGGACAGCGCCCCTGCCCTCTTGTCCGGATCGAGCATTCCTGGCTAAGTATTCACTGATTCAAGATTTCCCCCGGGTTTCTGCTTCATTCAAGTCTTAATTCAAGTAAGGACAAGTCCTTATCATCCCGATCGGGATAGACGGGCCTGCCTCGCTGCGGGTCAGCACCTCGAGCTTTCTTTCTGCTTTCTGTCTGTCTACAAGCGGGAGGCGTTAATGAAAATGTTAAAGTCAAATACCTATGCCATGGGACAGGAGGCTCTTTGTGCCTGAAAAGATCCCAAGCACTCTTAGTAGAGAAGAGGCCTTTAGGGGTCCTTTTCCTGGTAACCCTACTGCCACTTAAACTGAATTCATCATGAACAAGAAGTCTTAATTTCAGTAATTTCCTCCAGGTCCAGGAACACTCACCAGGAGCCCTCAGCGTCCAGAAATTCCTATTCTTAATAAGGTAATTTCTAACCCAGCTAGACCAAATGGAATGGTCGCTATCCGTGCGTAAATGCCATATGTGTTTCACCATGGCAGCACGGTTCCAAGCTTCGACATCCCTGAATCCAAGACCCCCTTCCTTATAAGGGAGACAAAGGCTGTGCCAAGGTTGACCAAGAAAGGCATGGGAGTCTTTGGGCATTGTTTGGGCCGAGTTAAGTAAAGACTGGCTACCTATAAAGATCCCTCACTGCACACTTTCTATATATATCTGTCTCCATCCAATCAAAGACATCCATAGCAACCTCCGCTTTCTTTTCTGAAGCGGCTTTCTCGATACGAAAGAAAAGGCCTAGcctgcatacatatatataaaaatagcaTTACATTAGTTGTTGCTTGTTGTATCTTACTGATGCAGCAAGGGAGGGTCAGACTGTACCGTAGCTGTTCCAGCGGAAATACTTGGAATAATTCTACCACTTCTACTAGGAGTAGCCTTTTTAGTGCTAGCTGAACGTAAAGTAATGGCTTTTGTGCAACGTCGAAAGGGTCCTGATGTAGTGGGATCGTTCGGATTGTTACAACCTCTAGCAGATGGTTTGAAATTGATTCTAAAAGAACCTATTTCACCAAGTAGTGCTAATTTCTCCCTTTTTAGAATGGCTCCAGTGGCTACATTTATGTTAAGTCTGGTCGCTCGGGCCGTTGTACCTTTTGATTATGGTATGGTATTGTCAGATCCGAACATAGGGCTACTTTCGCTCCAAGGCCGGTTCTCATCAACTGAGAGCTCCACTCCAAGAGAGGGAAAGCAGCACAAGGTGAATTCCGTGAGACCTATGAATGC
Encoded here:
- the LOC122298863 gene encoding NADH-ubiquinone oxidoreductase chain 1, whose translation is MAFVQRRKGPDVVGSFGLLQPLADGLKLILKEPISPSSANFSLFRMAPVATFMLSLVARAVVPFDYGMVLSDPNIGLLSLQGRFSSTESSTPREGKQHKVNSVRPMNALNEIY